GAAATGCGTGCAGAAAAAGAAATTACGCTTCAAAAACAACAACAAAAGCAACGTGCATTATATAAAGAAGAGCTTGCATGGATGAGAGCAGGTGCTAAGGCACGTACAACAAAGCAACAAGCTAGAATCAATCGATTTAATGATTTGGAACAGGAAGTTAATCAACAATTCAAAGAAGATAAAGGTGAATTGAACCTTGCATATTCAAGATTAGGTAAGCAAGTATTTGAATTAGAAAATGTTTCAAAGGCAATTAACGATAAAGTACTATTTAAAAACGTGAATGAAATTATCCAAAAAGGACAACGAATTGGTATTGTAGGTCCTAATGGTGCTGGGAAAACGACTTTATTGAATATTCTGAGTGGAGAAGACCAATATTTTGAAGGTACATTAAAAACAGGACAGACAGTTAAAGTAGCCTATTTTAAGCAGACGGATGAAACCTTAGATAGAGACATCAGAATGATTGATTATTTAAGAGAAGAAAGTGAACTGGCAAAAGAAAAAGATGGTACTTCCGTTTCTATTACACAACTTCTTGAACGATTTTTATTTCCAAGTGCAACACATGGTAAAAAAGTTTATAAATTATCAGGTGGTGAACAAAAACGCTTATACTTATTGCGTTTACTAGTCCATCAACCGAATGTTTTATTATTAGATGAGCCTACTAATGATTTGGATACCGAAACATTAACAATACTTGAAGATTATATTCATACTTTCGGTGGTACAGTCATTACAGTGAGCCATGATAGATACTTTTTAAATAAAGTCGCACAGCTATATTGGTTTATTCATGATGGTAAAATGGAAAAGATTATAGGCACATTCGAAGACTATGAAAATTATAAAAAGTCATTAGATAAAAATAAAGCTACAATCAAGCAACCAATAAAAGCATCAGCAAATGTACGTAAGAAAAGCGGATTATCATACAAAGAAAAATTAGAGTACGAACAATTATTGGAACGTATTGAACATACTGAAATACGTATGGAAGAAATTGATTCACTTATGATTGAAGCTAGTGCAGATTATGGGAAAATTAAAGAATTAAATGAAGAAAAAGAACAACTGGAAAATCAATATGATATTGACATCACAAGATGGAGTGAGTTAGAAGAAATTAAAGAACTACAATAAGGGGTCAAATATGATGCAACAAACTTTATCGCATTACTTTGGATATGAAACGTTTCGTCCAGGACAAGAAGAAATTATAAGTAAAGTGCTTGACCATCGTAATGTGCTTGGTGTCTTACCAACAGGTGGTGGTAAGTCGATATGCTATCAAGTACCAGGTTTGATGTTAGGCGGTACAACGATAGTTATAAGTCCATTGATTTCATTAATGAAAGATCAAGTGGATCAACTAAAAGCGATGGGGGTACAAGCTGCCTTTCTTAATAGTAGCTTGTCACAAAAAGAACAACAACGTATTGAAAAAGAATTATCAAATGGTGAAATTCAATTTTTATACGTGGCACCAGAGCGTTTTGAAAATCGATATTTTTTAAATTTACTTCAACGTATCAAAATTCATTTAGTTGCATTTGATGAAGCCCATTGTATTTCCAAATGGGGACATGATTTTAGACCGAGTTATCAAAATGTAATTTCTAAAGTGTTTACTTTACCTCAAGATTTTACAATTATTGCGTTAACAGCAACTGCAACTGTTGAAGTTCAACAAGATATTAGAGAAAAGTTAAATATTGCTCAAGCAGATCAAATAAAAACGAGTACGAAACGTAGAAATTTGATTTTTAAAGTGAATCCTACGTATCAACGTCAAAAATTTGTCATTGATTATATTAAATCTCACGATGAAGATGCAGGCATCGTTTACTGTTCGACACGTAAGCAAGTTGAAGAACTTCAAGAAGCTTTAGAAAGTCAAAAGATAGAAAGTGTTATATATCATGCAGGTTTAAGTAATAAAGAACGTGAGGAAGCACAAAACGACTTCTTATTTGATCGTGTGAAGGTAGTTGTTGCAACAAATGCTTTTGGTATGGGAATTGACAAATCAAATGTTCGTTTTGTTATACATTATAATATGCCGGGTGATTTAGAATCGTATTATCAAGAAGCTGGACGTGCAGGTCGTGACGGCTTAAAAAGTGAATGTATTTTATTATTTAGTGAACGTGATATCAATTTGCATGAATATTTTATAACAGTCTCACAAGCTGATGATGATTATAAAGATAAAATGGGCGAAAAATTAACTAAAATGATTCAATATACTAAAACGAAAAAGTGTTTAGAAGCAACAATTGTTCATTATTTTGAGCCGAATGAGAAATTAGAAGAATGTGAACAATGCAGTAATTGTGTTCAACAGGATAAATCGTATAATATGACTCAAGAAGCAAAGATGATTATTAGTTGTATTGCGCGTATGAAACAACAAGAAAGTTATAGTGTAATCATTCAGGTGCTTAGAGGTGAAACAACCGATTATATTAAATATAAAGGTTATGACCAAATTTCAACTCATGGATTAATGAAAGGTTACACAACATCAGAGTTAAGTCATTTAATTGATGAATTAAGATTTAAAGGATTTTTAAATGAAAATGATGAAATATTAATGTGTGATACATCAATTAAAAAATTACTTAGTAATAAGGTAGAAGTTTTTACTACACCATTTAAACAAAAAGCAACTGAAAAAGTATTTATTAATACAGTCGAAGGTGTAGATCGTGCTTTATTCAGTCAATTAGTGGAAGTTCGTAAAAAATTAAGTGACAAATTAACCATTGCACCTGTAAGTATTTTTTCGGATTATACACTAGAAGAATTTGCTAAACGAAAACCTGCCTCGAAGCAAGATATGATTAATATTGATGGTGTTGGTAGTTATAAGCTAAAACACTATTGCCCAGCATTTTTAGAAACAATCCAAAATTATAAAGCTAAAGTATGATTGAGGCACCTAGTAAACATTCATTGTTTTACTGGGTGTTTTTTCTAAATATAAGAAAAATAATCCTAATTCTATACGAGAAATTGTATTTCATTCATTATTTTGATAAAAAACTTCAAATATTAATCATTTAAATTTGAAAATTGTAATAAACATGGTTAAATAGGGAATACATACATATAATCTCGGTTTTATGCTATGAGAAAAAAAGAGGTGGCAAAGTGATTAAGTTTAAAAATGTAACTAAACGTTATGGCAAACATGTTGCTGTCGATAACATTAGTTTCAATATTAATGAAGGTGAATTTTTTGTGTTAATCGGACCTTCAGGTTGTGGAAAGACAACGACTTTAAAAATGATAAATCGACTCATTCACTTAAGTGAAGGTTATATTTATTTTAAAGATAAACCAATTAGTGATTATCCTGTGTATGAGATGCGCTGGGATATTGGCTATGTATTACAACAGATTGCGTTATTCCCACATATGACAATCAAAGAGAATATAGCACAAGTGCCACAAATGAAAAAGTGGAAAGAGAAAGACATAGATAAAAGAGTGGATGAATTACTTGATATGGTTGGCTTAGAACCAGAAAAATATAAAAATAGAAAACCTGATGAATTATCAGGTGGTCAACGCCAACGTGTCGGTGTTATACGAGCATTAGCAGCTGACCCTCCAGTTATTTTAATGGATGAACCGTTTAGTGCATTAGATCCAATTAGCCGAGAAAAATTACAAGATGATTTAATTGAACTTCAAACAAAAATAAAGAAGACAATTATTTTCGTAACACATGACATTCAAGAAGCTATGAAACTTGGTGATAAAATTTGTCTTTTAAATGAAGGTCACATTGAACAAATTGATACACCAGAAGGATTTAAAAACAATCCACAAAGTGAATTTGTAAAGCAATTTATGGGTAGCCATTTGGAAGATGAAGCACCATGTGTAGAGCATAATTTAAGTATTCGTGATTTGAATATTATGAGGCCAATAGATGAAATTACATCAACTGGAGATTTTCCAATTGTAGATGACAATGAACGAGTTGAAAAATTATATCAGCTTTTAGCAGAGCACGAACGTGTTATTGTTATGCTTGAAAACCATGTTGGACAGTATGTCATTGATCGACAAGATATATTTAAGTTTTTGTCCCAACAAAAGGGGGTAGCTCAACATGACTAACTTTTTTGAAATATTGGGTGAACGTAAGGGACAATTACTATCTACAATGATTGAACATATTCAAATATCATTTATAGCATTATTAATTGCGACTGCGATTGCTGTACCACTTGGTATTTTACTAACTAAAACTAAAACGATATCTGAAATCGTTATGAATATTGCTGCAATACTTCAAACGATTCCGTCATTAGCATTATTAGGATTAATGATACCGCTATTTGGTATCGGTCGTGTACCGGCAATTATTGCATTAGTTGTTTATGCGCTTTTGCCTATTTTAAGGAATACGTATACTGGTATCAAAGAAGTAGATCCTTCTTTGATTGAAGCGGCAAAAGGTATAGGGATGAAACCTTTCAGACGTTTAACTAAGGTTGAATTACCAATTGCAATGCCTGTAATTATGGCAGGTATTAGAACTGCCATGGTACTTATCATTGGTACTGCGACACTTGCCGCATTAATTGGTGCAGGTGGACTAGGTGACTTAATTTTATTAGGTATAGACCGAAATAATGCATCATTAATTTTGTTAGGTGCTATTCCTGCCGCATTATTAGCAATTATTTTTGATTTAATTTTAAGATTTATGGCTAAATTATCATATAAAAAATTATTGGTGACGTTAGGTGTCATTGTAATGATTATTATATTGGCAATCGCTATTCCTATGTTTGCACAAAAAGGAGATAAAATTACATTAGCTGGTAAACTTGGTTCTGAACCATCTATTATTACGAACATGTACAAAATATTAATTGAAGAAAATACAAATAACACTGTTGAAGTAAAAGATGGCATGGGCAAAACTGCATTTTTATTCAATGCTTTAAAATCTGATGATATTGATGGATATTTGGAATTTACAGGTACAGTTTTAGGTGAATTAACTAAAGAACCGTTGAAATCAAAAGAAGAGAATAAAGTTTATGAACAAGCTAAAACGAGCCTTGAAAAGAAATATCAGATGACAATGTTAAAACCAATGAAATATAATAATACTTATGCATTAGCAGTAAAGCGTGACTTTGCTAAAAAGTATAATATACGGACAATTGGAGATCTTAATAAAGTTAAAGATCAACTTAAACCAGGATTTACTTTAGAGTTTAATGATCGTCCAGATGGATACAAAGCAATTAAGACAGCGTATAATTTAGACTTGAATAATATACGTACAATGGAACCTAAATTAAGATATCAAGCAATTAATAAAGGCAATATTAATTTAATCGATGCGTATTCAACTGACGCTGAATTAAAGCAATATGATATGGTTGTGTTAAAAGATGACAAACATGTATTTCCACCATATCAAGGTGCACCTTTATTCAAAGAAAGCTTTTTAAAGAAACATCCAGAAATTATCAAACCACTAAACAAACTAGCAAACAAAATTTCTGACGAAGATATGCAAATGATGAATTACAAAGTAACTGTCAAAAACGAAGACCCTTACACAGTTGCAAAGGATTATTTAAAAGCAAAAGGGTTAATCAAATAACGACCAACGCCACATAAGATGAGCTGCACCACATTATATCTTATGTGGCGTTGCTATATTTAAATGTATGTATATGTTAAAAAAAGTTAGCTACATATTATGAGCAAGAAATCACACTGATACAATTGCGAATTGTGAAAATAGTAGCATTGCATTTTAGAAACATTGAGCGATATAATAAATATAAGTTTTTTAAAATTTCAGTCAATTCAAAGGAGGCTGTTTCTATTATGAAAGAACAACTTAATCAATTATCAGCATATCAGCCGGGGTTATCACCAAGGGCATTAAAGGAAAAATATGGTATTGAAGGAGAATTATATAAACTAGCATCGAATGAAAATTTGTATGGTCCATCGCCTAAAGTAAAAGAGACGATAACTGCACACTTAGATGAGTTGTATTATTATCCAGAAACAGGAGCACCTACATTGAGAAAGGCGATAAGCAAATTTTTAAACGTGGACCCTTCACGTATATTATTTGGTGCTGGGTTAGATGAAGTTATATTAATGATTTCAAGGGCAGTATTAACACCAGGCGATACTATTGTTACAAGTGAAGCAACATTTGGTCAATATTACCATAATGCAATTGTAGAAGCGGCTAATGTAGTACAAGTTTCTTTAAAAGATGGTGGTTTCGATTTAGAGGGCATTTTAAAAGCAATTGATGAGGATACCGCATTAGTATGGTTATGTAATCCGAATAATCCTACAGGTACTTACTTTAATCATGAAGCACTTGACTCGTTTTTATCTCAAGTACCTTCAAATGTTCCAGTAATTATTGATGAAGCATATTTTGAGTTTGTAACATCTCAAGATTTTCCAGATACTCTAGCATTGCAAGAAAAATACGACAACGCCTTTTTACTACGTACGTTTTCAAAAGCATATGGTTTAGCAGGTTTACGTGTAGGATATGTTGTTGCGAGTAAACAAGCCATTGAAAAATGGAATATCATTAGACCACCGTTTAATGTTACACGTATTTCTGAATATGCAGCAGTTGCAGCATTAGAGGACCAACAATATTTGAAAGAAATTACTCATAAAAATAGTATCGAGCGAGAAAGATTTTATCAATTACCACAAAGTATACATTTTTTACCTAGTCAAACGAATTTTATATTTGTAAAGACGACACATGTAAATGAATTGTATGAAGCGCTTTTAAATGTAGGATGTATTACACGACCATTTCCAAATGGGGTAAGAATTACGATAGGGTTTAAAGAACAAAATGACAAAATGTTAGAGGTATTATCAAATTTTAAATATGAGTAAAAATCAAAATAACATTGCGTGAAATCCTATCTTGAATCAGGTGTTGATGGAAATATGTCATTTATGGCAATAAAAATAGATTATTTCAACTGACAATGCAAAAACTTGTATTTCAATGGAGGTCGAGACAAAAGCGTTTAGGATTTGAGCAGAACAGAACGATGAGCAAAATTGTTTTCCAAATTTTGTCGAATTGTGAGAGTTTCTGCCGAAAATCCTGCTTTTGGGACGCCGTTAATCGGTTTCCCATAGCACAAAAACTTTATGTCTCAACCTCGTCATATTTTTGTTACTAAGTCATATCACATTGGGTAAAAAAAGTGACAACTTTAAGTTGAATTTAGTGATACTGATAAAATTGTTAAATCATTGACGTTATAAATTTATTATAAAGGTAATGTGATAATATAAGTCTTATATTATTTTGTCGAACATATATTTTTGCTATACTGAACTAATACTGATATTTTGAGGAGAAGATTAAAATGACCCGTAAATCAATTGCGATTGATATGGATGAAGTTCTGGCAGATACATTAGGGGAAATAATAGATGCTGTCAATCATAGAGCGGATTTAGGTATTAAAATGGAAGCCCTAAATGGTCAAAAGTTAAAACATGTTATTCCAGAACATGATGGTTTAATTACTGAAGTTTTGAGAGAGCCTGGTTTCTTTAGACATCTTAAAGTGATGCCACATGCACAAGAAGTTGTTGAAAAGTTAACTAAACATTATGATGTGTATATTGCCACTGCTGCAATGGATGTTCCTACATCATTTAGTGATAAATATGAATGGTTACTTGAATTCTTTCCATTTTTAGACCCGCAACATTTTGTTTTTTGTGGTAGAAAAAATATTGTCAAAACCGATTACTTAATTGACGATAATCCTAGACAACTTGAAATTTTTACTGGTACACCAATTATGTTTACTGCGGTGCATAATATTAATGATGATCGTTTTGAACGTGTAAATGGGTGGAAAGATGTTGAACAGTATTTTTTATCTGATATAGATAAGTAAAGATATATTAATGTAAAACCGAGGATAATTAACTACTGAGCAGAGTTCCTGCAAGAATATTATATGATGTGTATCACAAGAGATACAGAATAGCATGTAAAAAACATTCTAAGTTAACATATTACATTTTATAAATCGGATGAGTGATTTAATCTGAAATAGATTAAACACCATCCGATTTTTTGTATTTAAAAAAATAGAGAGGGCGAATTATCCATGATGATTCAAATTCGATTTGCCGGTTCTATAGTTAATAACTTTTTGCTAATAGATTGTGATTTAGATTAATAAACCAATATTTTTATAAAGAATTTGGAAAAATGATATCATCACATCTTATTGATATTAAATACACAGTCAATTCACTATTACTATTCATTTACAGTTAGCAATTGAATTGCATTTGGAATAACTTCAATATCAAGAGGTGTTTCTAATGATATTTCTCCATCTATATCGACCTTCATGACGGGATCAGTTGTAAGTGAAATCTTTTTACCTGGTAAATGCTCGATACCTTGAGTAATTTCATTCCAATTCATGCTATCACGTTTTTTGAAAATATCATTTAAAATACTGAAACTTTGTTCATTAAATATGAATGTATTTAATTCACCATCTTGAGGTGATAAATCAGTCAAAGGTATTCGGCTACCTCCAATAAATGGGCCGTTTGCCGTCAATATCATTGATGTCTCACCTGAATAAGACTTTTTATCAACAGTTAAATGATAATTAAATTGTGTTGGATTTAATAGTGTTTTAACTGTAGAGCCAATATAAC
This is a stretch of genomic DNA from Staphylococcus roterodami. It encodes these proteins:
- a CDS encoding ABC-F family ATP-binding cassette domain-containing protein, with product MGMEAYKIEHLNKSYADKIIFDNLDLSISEGEKIGLVGINGTGKSTLLKVIGGIDDDFTANVMHPNQYRIRYSSQKQDLDDELTVFNAVLSSDTTTLRIIKQYEQAVQAYSVNQSDQLFKRMMDAQDAMDQHDAWDYNAEIKTILSKLGIHDTTKQIKELSGGQQKRVVLAKTLIEQPDLLLLDELTNHLDFESINWLINYVKQYPHTVLFVTHDRYFLNEVSTRIIELKRGKIETYPGNYEFYIEMRAEKEITLQKQQQKQRALYKEELAWMRAGAKARTTKQQARINRFNDLEQEVNQQFKEDKGELNLAYSRLGKQVFELENVSKAINDKVLFKNVNEIIQKGQRIGIVGPNGAGKTTLLNILSGEDQYFEGTLKTGQTVKVAYFKQTDETLDRDIRMIDYLREESELAKEKDGTSVSITQLLERFLFPSATHGKKVYKLSGGEQKRLYLLRLLVHQPNVLLLDEPTNDLDTETLTILEDYIHTFGGTVITVSHDRYFLNKVAQLYWFIHDGKMEKIIGTFEDYENYKKSLDKNKATIKQPIKASANVRKKSGLSYKEKLEYEQLLERIEHTEIRMEEIDSLMIEASADYGKIKELNEEKEQLENQYDIDITRWSELEEIKELQ
- a CDS encoding ABC transporter permease/substrate-binding protein, coding for MTNFFEILGERKGQLLSTMIEHIQISFIALLIATAIAVPLGILLTKTKTISEIVMNIAAILQTIPSLALLGLMIPLFGIGRVPAIIALVVYALLPILRNTYTGIKEVDPSLIEAAKGIGMKPFRRLTKVELPIAMPVIMAGIRTAMVLIIGTATLAALIGAGGLGDLILLGIDRNNASLILLGAIPAALLAIIFDLILRFMAKLSYKKLLVTLGVIVMIIILAIAIPMFAQKGDKITLAGKLGSEPSIITNMYKILIEENTNNTVEVKDGMGKTAFLFNALKSDDIDGYLEFTGTVLGELTKEPLKSKEENKVYEQAKTSLEKKYQMTMLKPMKYNNTYALAVKRDFAKKYNIRTIGDLNKVKDQLKPGFTLEFNDRPDGYKAIKTAYNLDLNNIRTMEPKLRYQAINKGNINLIDAYSTDAELKQYDMVVLKDDKHVFPPYQGAPLFKESFLKKHPEIIKPLNKLANKISDEDMQMMNYKVTVKNEDPYTVAKDYLKAKGLIK
- a CDS encoding ABC transporter ATP-binding protein; translated protein: MIKFKNVTKRYGKHVAVDNISFNINEGEFFVLIGPSGCGKTTTLKMINRLIHLSEGYIYFKDKPISDYPVYEMRWDIGYVLQQIALFPHMTIKENIAQVPQMKKWKEKDIDKRVDELLDMVGLEPEKYKNRKPDELSGGQRQRVGVIRALAADPPVILMDEPFSALDPISREKLQDDLIELQTKIKKTIIFVTHDIQEAMKLGDKICLLNEGHIEQIDTPEGFKNNPQSEFVKQFMGSHLEDEAPCVEHNLSIRDLNIMRPIDEITSTGDFPIVDDNERVEKLYQLLAEHERVIVMLENHVGQYVIDRQDIFKFLSQQKGVAQHD
- the recQ gene encoding DNA helicase RecQ, whose protein sequence is MMQQTLSHYFGYETFRPGQEEIISKVLDHRNVLGVLPTGGGKSICYQVPGLMLGGTTIVISPLISLMKDQVDQLKAMGVQAAFLNSSLSQKEQQRIEKELSNGEIQFLYVAPERFENRYFLNLLQRIKIHLVAFDEAHCISKWGHDFRPSYQNVISKVFTLPQDFTIIALTATATVEVQQDIREKLNIAQADQIKTSTKRRNLIFKVNPTYQRQKFVIDYIKSHDEDAGIVYCSTRKQVEELQEALESQKIESVIYHAGLSNKEREEAQNDFLFDRVKVVVATNAFGMGIDKSNVRFVIHYNMPGDLESYYQEAGRAGRDGLKSECILLFSERDINLHEYFITVSQADDDYKDKMGEKLTKMIQYTKTKKCLEATIVHYFEPNEKLEECEQCSNCVQQDKSYNMTQEAKMIISCIARMKQQESYSVIIQVLRGETTDYIKYKGYDQISTHGLMKGYTTSELSHLIDELRFKGFLNENDEILMCDTSIKKLLSNKVEVFTTPFKQKATEKVFINTVEGVDRALFSQLVEVRKKLSDKLTIAPVSIFSDYTLEEFAKRKPASKQDMINIDGVGSYKLKHYCPAFLETIQNYKAKV
- the hisC gene encoding histidinol-phosphate transaminase; the protein is MKEQLNQLSAYQPGLSPRALKEKYGIEGELYKLASNENLYGPSPKVKETITAHLDELYYYPETGAPTLRKAISKFLNVDPSRILFGAGLDEVILMISRAVLTPGDTIVTSEATFGQYYHNAIVEAANVVQVSLKDGGFDLEGILKAIDEDTALVWLCNPNNPTGTYFNHEALDSFLSQVPSNVPVIIDEAYFEFVTSQDFPDTLALQEKYDNAFLLRTFSKAYGLAGLRVGYVVASKQAIEKWNIIRPPFNVTRISEYAAVAALEDQQYLKEITHKNSIERERFYQLPQSIHFLPSQTNFIFVKTTHVNELYEALLNVGCITRPFPNGVRITIGFKEQNDKMLEVLSNFKYE
- a CDS encoding 5'(3')-deoxyribonucleotidase encodes the protein MTRKSIAIDMDEVLADTLGEIIDAVNHRADLGIKMEALNGQKLKHVIPEHDGLITEVLREPGFFRHLKVMPHAQEVVEKLTKHYDVYIATAAMDVPTSFSDKYEWLLEFFPFLDPQHFVFCGRKNIVKTDYLIDDNPRQLEIFTGTPIMFTAVHNINDDRFERVNGWKDVEQYFLSDIDK